The Cellulophaga lytica DSM 7489 nucleotide sequence AGTTAATGTATTCATTACACAAACTTCTTTAGTTTTTGCTCCTAATAATGTAGCCATTGGCGCTGCTAAACGCTCATGATAATCCCACCATGATTTTTCTGCATAAAAATGCCCTTCTACTCCAAGTTGTGCCCAATCTTGCATTACATCATCTACAAATTTTTGTGCTGTTTTTGGCTGTAACCCAAGAGAATTTCCTGTAAAATAAATAGCATCTTTACCATTAATTTTAGGAAAATAAAACTGATCTCTATATCCTTTTAAAGCATCATTAACATCTAATTCTTTGGCAAACTCTAAAGTATTTTTAAACTGCATCTATTTAATTTTTATTCAAAAATAAGAAATCAAAATAACTATTTTTGCAAAAACTTTTTTATGCATTTTTTATCATCATTACTAGAAAACTACATTACTAACAACTCTGAAAATGAACCTACAGTTTTAACAGAGCTTACTAGAGAAACTCATTTAAAAGTTATACAACCAAGAATGCTAACAGGGCATTTTCAAGGACGTGTACTTAGTATGTTGTCTAAAATTATATCTCCAGAAAATATATTAGAAATTGGTACTTACACAGGGTACTCTGCTATTTGTTTGGCAGAAGGCTTGCGCAAAAATGGTAAATTACACACTATAGATGTTAATGAAGAACTAAGCCATATACAACAAAAGTATTTTGAAAAAAGTGGTTTTGCAGATAAGATTGATGCGCATATTGGCGATGCCTTAGATATTATACCAACACTAGAGGGTACTTTTGATTTGGTTTTTATTGATGCAGAAAAAAAGAGCTATCCTAAATATTTTGAAGCTGCACTAGCCAAAACAAGACCTGGTGGTATTATTTTGTCTGATAATGTATTGTGGTCTGGTAAGGTAGTAGAACCACTAAGTCCAAAAGATATAACTACAAAAATATTACTAGACTACAATAAAGGTTTAAAGGATGACCCAAGGGTAGAGACCGTTTTATTACCAATTAGAGACGGACTTACACTAAGTAGGGTTTTGTAAGTTTTTTACTTAGTTTATAAAGCAAATAAGCAGAAACTGTACCTACTAAAGCACCTACAGCAATATCTAAAGGATAATGTACACCAACATATATTCTGCTCATACAAAACAGTAAAGGCCATATATAAGCAAAATAAACCCACTTATACTTATCTCTTAATACCAATACCACTATAGTTGTTAACGAAAATGATGATGATGCGTGCCCAGAGAAAAAACTAAAACCGTGAGCTTTGGTTACTACACGTATAAGATTGCTTAAAGTAGTATCACTACTTGGCCTTAACCTACCCACAAAATCTTTAGTTAAGTTGGTTAACAGCAATACAAATAAAAACACCAAAACTACGGTAGCAAAATCTACCAATGCTTGTTTTTTAGGGCGTTTGTAAAAAATTAGAATAAAAAATAGCAAATATAATGGCACCCAGCTAGAAATATTGGTTACAAAGGACCAAAAAGAGTCATACTCTTCAATGCCAAGATTGTTTAGGTAAATAAAGATATCCCTATCCCATTGCAATAGTTTATCTAACATAAATTACTTTCTCTTAATAACGCCAGCAATATCTTCTACATCATCTTTTACCTTTGTAACACCATCTTTAATGTCTTTGGTAAAACTGGTATCTATACCTTGCTTTTCTGCGCTTTTAGTAATTTCTTGTTTAATATCTTCAGTAGCAT carries:
- a CDS encoding Sec-independent protein translocase subunit TatA/TatB, translating into MYSTFILFISGGEIFFIMFIVVMVFGADKVPDIAKGLGKGMRQLKDATEDIKQEITKSAEKQGIDTSFTKDIKDGVTKVKDDVEDIAGVIKRK
- a CDS encoding phosphatase PAP2 family protein, translating into MLDKLLQWDRDIFIYLNNLGIEEYDSFWSFVTNISSWVPLYLLFFILIFYKRPKKQALVDFATVVLVFLFVLLLTNLTKDFVGRLRPSSDTTLSNLIRVVTKAHGFSFFSGHASSSFSLTTIVVLVLRDKYKWVYFAYIWPLLFCMSRIYVGVHYPLDIAVGALVGTVSAYLLYKLSKKLTKPYLV
- a CDS encoding O-methyltransferase, with translation MHFLSSLLENYITNNSENEPTVLTELTRETHLKVIQPRMLTGHFQGRVLSMLSKIISPENILEIGTYTGYSAICLAEGLRKNGKLHTIDVNEELSHIQQKYFEKSGFADKIDAHIGDALDIIPTLEGTFDLVFIDAEKKSYPKYFEAALAKTRPGGIILSDNVLWSGKVVEPLSPKDITTKILLDYNKGLKDDPRVETVLLPIRDGLTLSRVL